From the genome of Desulfobaculum xiamenense, one region includes:
- a CDS encoding carbohydrate-binding family 9-like protein, translating to MRRRIPFVALFACLNLFLNLWIPPVIAAEYPVLSSHYISAPPVVDGQLDDVCWHEAHWSDIFVDLVHGTPAWLDSRCAMEWDERALYIAFRFEEPNVTANLTERDAPIYMDDDAEVFIAGPDAYYELEINAFGTVYEVLWIWDDAFDPQGAHAGAEFSGRTMRLAGIGSHRHPRGMRTGFLDWDLPGLVTAVRIQGTVNDDTDVDEGWTVEVAIPWTGLRRILPDAPMSPQPGWTFRADCSRFRHRDSAGRRIDPPNGWALGPHGQFDSHMPEKFARVICAP from the coding sequence ATGCGGCGTCGGATCCCTTTTGTTGCCCTGTTCGCCTGTCTCAACCTTTTCCTGAACCTGTGGATTCCACCGGTCATCGCGGCGGAATATCCAGTTCTTTCCAGTCACTACATCTCCGCTCCCCCAGTCGTTGACGGCCAACTCGACGATGTGTGCTGGCACGAGGCTCACTGGTCCGACATCTTCGTCGATCTCGTCCACGGAACCCCCGCATGGCTCGATTCGCGCTGCGCCATGGAGTGGGACGAGCGCGCGCTCTACATCGCCTTCCGTTTCGAGGAACCGAATGTGACGGCGAACCTGACAGAGCGCGACGCACCCATATATATGGATGATGACGCGGAGGTTTTCATCGCCGGTCCCGATGCATATTACGAGCTGGAAATCAACGCCTTCGGCACCGTCTACGAAGTGCTGTGGATATGGGACGACGCCTTCGACCCGCAGGGTGCGCACGCCGGGGCGGAATTCTCGGGGCGCACCATGCGGCTGGCCGGAATCGGAAGCCACCGACATCCACGGGGGATGCGCACGGGCTTTCTGGATTGGGATTTGCCGGGGCTCGTGACGGCCGTACGGATTCAGGGAACCGTGAACGACGATACTGACGTCGACGAAGGCTGGACGGTGGAGGTGGCCATCCCGTGGACGGGATTGCGCCGTATTCTTCCGGATGCCCCCATGTCGCCGCAGCCGGGGTGGACCTTCCGTGCCGACTGCTCGCGGTTCAGGCATCGCGACAGTGCAGGGCGACGCATCGACCCGCCGAACGGCTGGGCGCTTGGGCCGCATGGGCAGTTCGATTCGCACATGCCGGAGAAATTCGCCCGCGTGATCTGCGCGCCCTGA